The following are encoded together in the Pleurocapsa sp. FMAR1 genome:
- the psb32 gene encoding photosystem II repair protein Psb32 — translation MIKSYLIAVKQAGIRLKTLIASSLLLMFAISCLAAPAIATGLFDLPDFDANRVWVVDTANAISNANQSKLTKDLQELATKTGQEVRMVAVRRLDYGETVDSLAEKTFADWYPTPEAQANQTLIVMDTLTNKAAIRTGEAAKGFVNADIANSIVDDTIGYNIRKDSKYNQAFIDAGDRLTAVLSGQEDPGPPAIEDEVQIEGTFTKAEDTDQGSATIWIIGFLIVATVIPMATYYWYVGLGN, via the coding sequence ATGATAAAGTCCTACCTAATAGCGGTGAAACAGGCTGGTATACGCTTAAAAACCCTAATTGCTTCATCTTTGTTGCTTATGTTTGCTATTTCCTGTTTGGCAGCCCCAGCGATCGCCACAGGATTATTTGATTTACCCGATTTTGATGCCAATCGAGTTTGGGTAGTTGACACGGCTAATGCTATTAGCAACGCCAATCAAAGCAAATTAACCAAAGACTTACAAGAGTTAGCGACTAAGACAGGTCAAGAAGTGAGAATGGTGGCAGTTCGTCGCTTAGACTATGGCGAAACGGTAGATAGTTTAGCTGAAAAGACATTTGCAGATTGGTATCCTACTCCTGAGGCACAAGCCAATCAAACTCTTATTGTCATGGATACTTTAACTAACAAAGCCGCAATTCGCACTGGAGAAGCTGCTAAGGGATTCGTTAATGCAGATATAGCTAATAGTATTGTTGATGATACTATTGGCTACAATATTCGCAAAGATAGTAAATACAATCAGGCTTTTATTGATGCAGGCGATCGCCTAACAGCAGTTCTTTCTGGTCAAGAAGATCCAGGCCCTCCAGCTATTGAAGACGAAGTTCAAATCGAAGGTACATTTACCAAAGCTGAAGACACAGATCAGGGTAGTGCAACCATTTGGATAATTGGCTTTTTAATCGTTGCTACCGTTATTCCGATGGCGACTTACTACTGGTATGTAGGATTAGGCAATTAA
- a CDS encoding sulfite exporter TauE/SafE family protein, with protein MESLLILAGGGVVSGILAGLLGIGGGFLIVSLLVALNYPPIQAVATSSLVIIMSSTAGSFANWRMGYLDLRRVAYLAIPAILFAQLGVEVAVKIPNYILLTIFGIFLLTNIFLIRLRQNLVAKQKNSDKSFNPTLAKIFTGSIAGFLAGLLGVGGGAIMVPLQMLLLNENIKVAIRTSLGVIVAATVSSCISYAAKGNVLFYEGIILGIGGMLGTQIGTRVLPKLSDSLVSKIFVLFLAITAIFMFWKGWNAYQSI; from the coding sequence ATGGAAAGTTTATTGATTTTGGCTGGAGGTGGTGTCGTCTCTGGGATTTTAGCTGGATTATTAGGAATAGGCGGAGGATTTTTGATCGTCTCTTTACTGGTGGCGTTAAATTATCCGCCGATTCAAGCCGTTGCCACAAGTAGCTTGGTAATTATCATGAGTTCTACGGCGGGCAGTTTTGCCAACTGGCGTATGGGCTACTTAGATTTACGTCGAGTAGCATATCTTGCCATTCCAGCTATTTTATTTGCCCAATTAGGAGTAGAAGTAGCGGTAAAAATACCAAACTATATTTTATTAACAATATTTGGCATATTTTTGCTAACTAATATTTTTCTGATTAGGCTGCGCCAAAATCTGGTTGCCAAGCAAAAGAACTCCGACAAATCATTTAATCCCACCTTAGCCAAGATTTTTACGGGGAGTATTGCTGGTTTTTTAGCTGGTTTATTAGGAGTTGGTGGTGGAGCAATTATGGTACCTTTACAAATGCTGCTCTTAAATGAAAATATTAAAGTGGCAATTCGGACTAGTTTAGGTGTGATTGTCGCTGCTACAGTTTCTTCTTGTATAAGTTATGCAGCTAAAGGCAATGTTTTGTTTTATGAAGGCATAATTCTCGGCATTGGCGGGATGCTAGGTACTCAAATTGGTACTAGGGTGTTGCCAAAGCTATCGGATTCTCTTGTTAGCAAAATTTTTGTTTTGTTTCTGGCAATTACGGCTATATTTATGTTTTGGAAAGGTTGGAATGCCTATCAGAGTATTTAG
- a CDS encoding ribbon-helix-helix domain-containing protein encodes MAKVSIYIDDELLKKLDSLVESSEHITKRNRSALCSYLIEQEVAKHKRRQMLEAAQAVDELGLGWSEEELDCAIIDGEVFG; translated from the coding sequence ATGGCAAAAGTATCAATTTACATAGATGATGAACTACTAAAAAAGCTAGATAGTTTGGTAGAAAGCAGTGAACACATTACTAAACGTAATCGCAGCGCGTTGTGTAGTTATTTAATAGAGCAAGAAGTCGCTAAACACAAACGGAGACAAATGTTAGAGGCAGCGCAAGCAGTTGATGAATTGGGTTTGGGTTGGAGCGAGGAGGAACTCGATTGCGCGATTATAGACGGGGAAGTATTTGGTTAG
- a CDS encoding SRPBCC family protein, whose product MLHFQYSSLIDAPVETVWQFHERPDILNLLTPPWQPVTIIRREGGLEVGAISEFRLSLAGIPIPWIATHTECQPHSLFVDKQTKGPMESWVHRHQFSMENGKTKLTDAIAYEIPGGWLVELLLSWWVNARLQDMFRYRHEITKAQCENYL is encoded by the coding sequence ATGCTACATTTTCAATATTCTAGCTTGATTGACGCTCCTGTAGAAACAGTTTGGCAGTTTCATGAACGACCAGACATATTAAATCTTTTAACTCCTCCTTGGCAACCTGTGACTATAATTCGCCGTGAAGGAGGTTTAGAGGTTGGCGCGATTAGCGAGTTTCGCTTATCTTTAGCAGGAATTCCTATACCTTGGATTGCTACTCATACTGAATGTCAGCCACATTCCCTTTTCGTGGATAAACAAACAAAAGGTCCAATGGAGTCATGGGTACATCGTCATCAATTTAGCATGGAAAACGGCAAAACTAAATTGACAGATGCGATCGCCTACGAAATACCTGGAGGCTGGTTAGTGGAGTTGCTTTTAAGTTGGTGGGTAAATGCTCGTCTTCAAGATATGTTTCGCTATCGCCATGAGATAACTAAAGCCCAGTGTGAAAACTATCTATAA
- a CDS encoding type II toxin-antitoxin system PemK/MazF family toxin, which yields MRDYRRGSIWLANFDPAVGTEIRKTRPALIISPTDFNQVRSKVTLLPISSTVVEAKKIAPVVVRAIASSENGLNNDSTIIAIEPSTFDKRRLIKVLGQLENNFFEEVQSILKFYLDL from the coding sequence TTGCGCGATTATAGACGGGGAAGTATTTGGTTAGCTAATTTTGATCCTGCTGTCGGTACTGAGATTAGAAAAACTAGACCAGCTTTGATTATTTCTCCTACGGACTTCAACCAAGTTAGATCTAAAGTCACCTTGCTGCCGATATCTTCTACTGTTGTAGAAGCAAAAAAGATTGCTCCAGTGGTTGTTAGGGCGATCGCCAGTTCAGAAAACGGATTAAATAATGATAGTACAATTATTGCTATCGAACCCAGTACCTTTGATAAACGTAGATTAATAAAGGTACTGGGTCAATTAGAAAATAACTTTTTTGAGGAAGTTCAATCAATACTAAAGTTTTACCTGGATCTTTAA
- a CDS encoding phycobilisome rod-core linker polypeptide, with amino-acid sequence MVTVLDAPVEIRANSTADDKAIAIRNAYKQVLGNPHVMESERLVSAESQFCDGNISLREFVRAVAKSDFYRARYFESCAPYRFVELNFKHLLGRAPADQAELSEHIQRCVNEGYEAEIDSYIDSVEYSEKFGENIVPYYVGAKSQVGQKQVNYNRTLTLLQGIAGVDSANKGSRLVNSVATNSAVTAKTRTVGGRISPYPDATAKRFKIVVTGAKFDSPRRVSNTEYIVPGDRMTPQIQRIHRTGAKIVSITELN; translated from the coding sequence ATGGTCACTGTATTAGATGCACCAGTCGAAATTCGCGCAAATAGCACTGCTGATGACAAAGCGATCGCTATTCGTAACGCATATAAACAAGTTTTGGGCAATCCTCACGTCATGGAGAGTGAGCGTTTAGTTAGCGCAGAATCTCAGTTTTGCGATGGCAACATTAGCCTAAGAGAATTTGTCCGTGCTGTAGCCAAATCAGATTTTTATCGCGCTCGTTACTTTGAAAGCTGTGCGCCATATCGTTTTGTAGAACTTAACTTTAAACATCTTTTAGGACGCGCACCCGCAGATCAGGCTGAACTATCAGAACATATTCAACGTTGTGTAAATGAAGGCTATGAGGCAGAAATAGATTCTTACATCGATAGCGTTGAGTATTCAGAGAAGTTTGGGGAAAATATTGTTCCTTATTATGTAGGAGCAAAAAGCCAAGTAGGTCAAAAGCAAGTTAACTATAATCGCACTTTAACTTTACTTCAGGGTATTGCTGGGGTGGATAGTGCTAATAAAGGTTCTCGCTTAGTAAACAGCGTTGCTACTAATAGTGCTGTTACTGCTAAAACGCGGACCGTTGGTGGTCGTATTTCCCCTTACCCTGATGCTACTGCCAAACGATTCAAAATTGTGGTCACAGGTGCCAAATTCGATAGCCCTCGTCGTGTGAGCAACACCGAGTATATTGTCCCAGGCGATCGCATGACTCCCCAAATCCAGCGCATTCATCGTACTGGCGCAAAAATCGTCAGCATCACCGAACTTAACTAA
- a CDS encoding phycobiliprotein lyase, which yields MNTSVFEQFFADCVGNWQSDRTYHYLTHKEIERSQTTFEVQPLNNEQKSKVLADNAYDKLDNLEQLPGFNLGFYTISEKGEEVRQNLNLMFVPKSEEGEILEGDYLRDRAYEEARPIISHFRFDSSTRELLMTTNYTRVVSVDSITLTNPKMRIRKILNYAKPLAGQPLENVLLVGFGVEQKT from the coding sequence ATGAACACTTCTGTATTTGAACAATTTTTCGCCGACTGCGTTGGCAATTGGCAATCCGATCGCACTTATCATTATCTGACTCACAAGGAAATAGAGCGATCGCAAACTACTTTTGAGGTTCAGCCTCTAAATAACGAGCAAAAATCAAAGGTTTTAGCTGACAACGCCTACGACAAGCTCGATAATCTTGAGCAACTTCCTGGCTTTAATCTAGGTTTTTATACTATCTCCGAGAAAGGAGAAGAAGTGAGACAAAACCTTAATCTAATGTTTGTACCTAAATCAGAAGAGGGTGAAATACTAGAAGGGGATTATTTACGCGATCGCGCTTACGAAGAAGCTAGACCAATTATTTCTCATTTTCGTTTTGACTCTAGCACCAGGGAATTATTAATGACTACCAACTATACCCGCGTAGTTTCGGTTGATTCTATTACCCTAACTAATCCTAAAATGCGGATTCGTAAAATTCTGAATTATGCCAAACCTCTTGCAGGACAACCTTTAGAAAATGTTCTTTTAGTCGGTTTTGGGGTAGAGCAAAAAACTTAA
- a CDS encoding chromophore lyase CpcT/CpeT produces the protein MLTEDNNFTEQDNGLLHELACLMAGDFCNRQQSDADPKNYAHIRIFFRPLPWEFFSGIGFYSEQVYDYDLWSPYRQGIHRLVDKGDHIYIENYSLKEAENYAGSGHNRDILLTIPPDGIERRYNCSMVFKKEGDLFRGSVEPGNKCFIHRKGVDTYLISDVELTETTWVSWDRGMNLNTHKQVWGSAIGSLNFKKRASFAAELP, from the coding sequence ATGTTGACCGAAGATAACAATTTTACCGAGCAAGATAATGGTCTGCTGCATGAGCTAGCTTGCCTGATGGCAGGAGATTTTTGCAATCGTCAACAGTCTGATGCCGATCCTAAAAACTATGCTCATATTCGGATTTTTTTTCGCCCTTTACCCTGGGAATTTTTTTCAGGGATAGGCTTTTATTCTGAACAGGTCTACGATTACGATCTTTGGAGTCCCTATCGGCAAGGAATTCATCGCCTAGTAGATAAGGGCGATCATATTTATATTGAAAATTACAGCCTCAAGGAAGCGGAGAACTATGCTGGTTCTGGTCACAATCGTGATATTCTCCTGACAATTCCCCCAGATGGTATTGAACGACGTTACAACTGTTCAATGGTGTTTAAAAAAGAGGGAGATTTATTTCGTGGCAGCGTTGAGCCTGGAAATAAATGTTTTATTCATCGCAAAGGCGTAGATACTTATTTAATTAGTGATGTTGAACTAACTGAAACTACTTGGGTTAGCTGGGATCGAGGCATGAATTTAAATACCCACAAGCAAGTTTGGGGTTCAGCCATCGGCTCTTTAAACTTTAAAAAAAGAGCCAGTTTTGCTGCGGAATTGCCATAG
- a CDS encoding phycobilisome linker polypeptide has protein sequence MTFGPASELGVGLFEDTAPFEYVPGRSEEEVESIIRAVYRQVLGNAYIMESERATVPESQFKLGQLSVREFVREIGKSEAYFSRFFTTCPRYRFIELNFKHFLGRAPNGYDEMKAHSAILDEGGWEAEVDSYLDSDEYQSAYGENFVPFYRGYKSRPGQTMVEFTHMFALARGASSSDFKGSLAGKSPLLNKNIIQGTPLAIVPPSGGAVGDGWSFREPPLSARTRQGVGAGANGTVYRIEVTGYQAAGVRNRVGRFPINSVSKFRRSNKVYLVPYEQLSQEYQRIHKQGGKIASITPVN, from the coding sequence ATGACTTTTGGACCAGCATCCGAATTAGGTGTCGGCTTATTTGAAGATACCGCACCTTTTGAATACGTACCAGGTCGTTCAGAAGAAGAGGTAGAAAGCATTATCCGCGCTGTCTACAGACAGGTACTAGGCAATGCCTATATCATGGAGAGCGAACGAGCAACAGTTCCTGAATCTCAATTTAAACTTGGACAATTGAGCGTGCGGGAATTTGTGCGAGAAATTGGGAAATCTGAAGCTTACTTTTCTCGTTTTTTTACAACTTGTCCTCGTTATCGCTTTATTGAGCTAAACTTCAAGCACTTTCTGGGTCGCGCACCCAATGGCTATGATGAAATGAAGGCTCATAGTGCCATTCTAGATGAAGGCGGTTGGGAAGCAGAAGTTGATTCCTATCTTGATAGCGATGAATATCAATCAGCCTATGGCGAAAACTTTGTTCCTTTTTATCGAGGATACAAGAGTCGTCCTGGTCAAACTATGGTGGAATTCACCCATATGTTTGCTTTAGCACGTGGTGCTTCTTCTAGCGACTTTAAAGGCAGTTTGGCAGGGAAAAGCCCTTTACTTAACAAAAACATTATTCAAGGTACGCCTTTAGCGATAGTTCCTCCTTCTGGTGGTGCTGTTGGCGACGGTTGGTCTTTCCGCGAACCACCTTTATCTGCTCGTACTCGTCAGGGAGTTGGCGCAGGAGCAAACGGCACAGTATATCGCATTGAGGTCACTGGTTATCAGGCTGCTGGAGTTAGAAATCGAGTTGGCAGATTCCCGATTAATAGCGTTTCTAAATTCCGTCGTAGCAATAAGGTTTACTTAGTACCTTATGAGCAGCTTTCTCAAGAATATCAACGTATTCATAAGCAAGGTGGAAAAATAGCCAGTATTACTCCCGTTAACTAA
- a CDS encoding phycobiliprotein lyase translates to MNIDEFVERSLGKWRSQRSAHHLAFRHFEEVTSEIEIKSLAHNDERVIELCKTNQVDAHLVTSPFYMSWSGQSDWDEDEVLSGSTVLVPVPDLENPTQGKLLREQGYAETVPAIGYYQLVEDGSFILTTKYERAAAEEKIWFATPNLRLRVSLIKTGDGKGVTTASFSSEIRSLNLDN, encoded by the coding sequence ATGAATATCGACGAATTTGTAGAGCGTTCTTTAGGAAAATGGCGATCGCAACGTAGCGCGCACCATTTGGCTTTTCGCCATTTTGAAGAAGTAACTTCTGAGATTGAGATTAAATCTTTGGCTCATAATGACGAGAGAGTTATTGAACTTTGCAAAACTAATCAAGTCGATGCTCATCTCGTTACTAGTCCTTTTTATATGAGTTGGTCAGGACAATCTGATTGGGATGAAGATGAGGTGCTATCAGGTTCAACGGTGCTAGTGCCTGTTCCCGACTTAGAAAACCCTACCCAGGGAAAATTATTGAGAGAACAGGGGTATGCTGAAACTGTTCCAGCGATCGGTTATTATCAGCTTGTAGAAGACGGTTCGTTTATTTTAACCACCAAATACGAAAGAGCAGCAGCAGAAGAAAAAATTTGGTTTGCTACGCCCAATCTAAGACTTCGAGTGTCTTTAATTAAGACAGGTGATGGAAAAGGAGTTACTACCGCTTCTTTCTCTTCTGAGATTCGTTCTCTAAATTTAGATAACTAA
- a CDS encoding phycobilisome rod-core linker polypeptide, translated as MSFWITDLRPVELRERDPDQDFNIIIRQAYKQVLGNAYLLEGERLETAESLLRNGDLTIRGFVRAIGQSELYRSFFFEQCSQYRFIEMNCKHFLGRAPLDQAEISQHVQIYNNLGYEAEIDSYIDSEEYNNAFGENIIPCPRTESNQRTLLNVGFNRTYALYNGYASSDNITNKATLISDLAANKPTPIVFPKRSSGGTPGTNNKRFRIKATKASVGSLNRFSNQTYNVDYAQLNAKIKNLHRTGAKIVSITEI; from the coding sequence ATGTCATTTTGGATAACTGATTTACGTCCAGTGGAACTGCGCGAACGCGATCCAGACCAAGATTTTAATATTATCATTCGCCAAGCTTATAAACAAGTTTTGGGCAACGCCTATCTATTAGAAGGAGAGCGTTTGGAGACGGCTGAATCTCTACTAAGAAATGGAGATTTGACCATCCGTGGTTTCGTCAGAGCGATCGGGCAATCAGAACTATACCGCTCTTTTTTCTTTGAGCAGTGTTCTCAATATCGCTTTATTGAAATGAACTGCAAGCACTTTTTGGGACGTGCGCCTTTAGATCAGGCAGAAATATCTCAGCACGTGCAGATCTACAACAACCTTGGCTATGAGGCTGAAATCGATTCTTACATCGACAGCGAAGAGTACAACAACGCTTTTGGCGAAAACATTATTCCCTGTCCTCGCACAGAAAGCAACCAGCGCACGTTGCTAAATGTAGGCTTCAACCGTACCTACGCTTTATACAATGGTTACGCCAGTAGCGACAACATTACTAATAAAGCGACCCTAATTTCTGATTTGGCAGCTAACAAACCTACTCCTATTGTCTTTCCCAAAAGAAGCTCTGGAGGAACTCCTGGTACTAACAATAAGCGTTTCCGCATCAAGGCAACAAAGGCAAGCGTTGGTTCTCTAAATCGCTTTAGCAATCAAACTTACAATGTTGACTATGCACAGCTAAATGCCAAAATTAAAAACTTGCATCGTACTGGCGCGAAAATTGTGAGTATTACAGAAATTTAA
- a CDS encoding phycobilisome linker polypeptide, protein MSGMITTGNTNISEYGGRTIAIEVTGMCHQNVMRNSNYTVKVPYSRMSQTIQNISRMGGKVANISLGETAASAPTPSEAQASESEPEQRSDEKKNRNQNK, encoded by the coding sequence ATGTCAGGAATGATTACTACTGGAAACACTAACATCAGTGAATATGGTGGTCGTACTATTGCCATTGAGGTTACGGGAATGTGTCACCAAAATGTAATGCGTAACAGTAATTACACCGTTAAAGTTCCCTATAGTCGGATGTCTCAAACCATCCAAAACATTAGTCGTATGGGGGGTAAAGTAGCTAATATTTCTCTGGGAGAAACTGCTGCATCTGCACCTACACCCAGTGAAGCACAAGCTTCTGAGTCTGAACCCGAACAGCGTTCTGACGAAAAGAAAAATCGCAATCAAAACAAATAG
- a CDS encoding coiled-coil domain-containing protein — MPRKKNKSGGRTPKKTSFIEKSQVGISLTPQAVENLNKIVLETGLSKSKVVESLVTGNLAIASQIAEQTISIESDGDETSEASLTKIEVVEGNISSENIPNANSFAEEDADESTVLTELKEKINEHKASFEALKKRSQDQEALIEKLHEQIAEQKNIETKKPEADSNLDQQRIDEIEQLKQQLAEQEADSQTAKEASEASIKELEQQLSAQQDNDANLQKQVKEKEEAITQLQQQLSETQSEVESTKSDRNNIQQQVTEKEEAVTQLQQQLSQTQSEVESTKSDRDQIQQQVTEKDEAITQLQQQLGETQSEVESTKSDRNNIQQQVTEKEEAITQLQQQLEETQSEAESTKSDRNNIQQQIAEKEEAITQLQQQLEETQSEAESTKSDRNNIQQQVTEKEEAITQLQQQLAETQSEVESTKSDCDNIQQQVTEKDEAITQLQQQLSETQSEADSVKSDRDNIQQQLQAEIDRLNTESQTNQQQIISKQEQIDSLEQQGKQQKAQIESGNKANQDLEQKLTEQKQQVAELNQQISSREESLSQIQELLEQEKTTKEKQVASLSQETAKGSQLATEINEHLALIEQLNQQLGSEKESNALLDLKGNEQNSLIESLRSQLEEQTSLVAEKGASSTYKTWTIILLGILLTITSILSARSYLSL, encoded by the coding sequence ATGCCACGTAAAAAAAATAAATCTGGTGGTAGAACACCAAAAAAAACTAGTTTTATAGAAAAGTCTCAGGTAGGAATTTCTTTGACTCCTCAGGCTGTTGAAAATTTAAATAAAATTGTCTTGGAGACAGGTCTATCTAAATCAAAAGTTGTGGAAAGCTTGGTTACAGGAAACTTAGCGATCGCAAGTCAAATAGCAGAACAAACTATTTCTATTGAATCAGACGGTGATGAAACTTCGGAAGCTTCATTAACTAAAATAGAAGTGGTAGAAGGCAATATAAGTAGTGAAAATATACCAAATGCTAATTCGTTTGCAGAAGAAGATGCAGATGAGTCTACTGTATTGACAGAATTAAAAGAAAAAATTAATGAGCATAAAGCTAGTTTTGAAGCTCTAAAAAAACGCTCTCAAGATCAAGAAGCTTTGATTGAAAAATTACACGAGCAAATTGCAGAACAAAAAAATATTGAGACAAAAAAACCTGAAGCCGATAGTAATTTAGACCAGCAGCGAATTGATGAAATTGAACAGTTAAAGCAGCAATTAGCAGAACAAGAAGCTGATAGTCAAACTGCCAAAGAAGCTAGTGAAGCTAGTATTAAAGAGTTAGAACAACAATTATCCGCGCAACAAGATAATGATGCCAACTTGCAAAAGCAGGTAAAAGAAAAAGAAGAAGCGATAACTCAACTACAGCAGCAGTTAAGTGAAACACAAAGTGAAGTTGAGAGTACTAAAAGCGATCGCAATAACATTCAACAACAGGTAACAGAGAAAGAAGAAGCAGTTACTCAACTACAACAACAGTTATCACAAACACAAAGTGAAGTTGAGAGTACTAAAAGCGATCGCGATCAGATTCAGCAGCAGGTAACAGAGAAAGACGAAGCGATTACTCAACTACAACAACAGTTAGGAGAAACACAAAGTGAAGTTGAGAGTACTAAAAGCGATCGCAATAACATTCAACAGCAAGTAACAGAAAAAGAAGAAGCAATTACTCAACTACAGCAGCAGCTAGAGGAAACACAAAGTGAAGCTGAGAGTACTAAAAGCGATCGCAATAACATTCAACAGCAAATAGCAGAAAAAGAAGAAGCAATTACTCAACTACAGCAGCAGCTAGAGGAAACACAAAGTGAAGCTGAGAGTACTAAAAGCGATCGCAATAACATTCAACAGCAGGTAACAGAAAAAGAAGAGGCGATAACTCAACTACAGCAGCAACTAGCAGAAACACAAAGTGAAGTTGAGAGTACTAAAAGCGATTGCGATAACATTCAACAGCAGGTAACAGAAAAAGACGAAGCAATTACTCAGCTACAGCAGCAGTTAAGTGAAACACAAAGTGAAGCGGATAGTGTCAAAAGCGATCGCGATAATATCCAGCAGCAGCTACAGGCAGAAATAGATCGCCTGAATACAGAAAGTCAAACTAATCAACAACAAATAATTAGTAAGCAAGAACAAATTGACAGTTTAGAACAGCAGGGCAAACAGCAAAAAGCTCAAATAGAATCAGGAAATAAAGCAAATCAGGATCTTGAACAAAAGCTAACTGAACAAAAGCAACAAGTAGCAGAATTGAATCAGCAAATATCTTCTAGGGAAGAAAGCCTGAGTCAGATTCAAGAGTTGTTAGAACAAGAAAAAACTACCAAAGAAAAGCAAGTTGCTAGTTTAAGCCAAGAAACAGCTAAAGGTAGCCAGTTAGCGACTGAGATTAATGAACATTTAGCTTTGATAGAACAGCTAAATCAGCAGCTTGGATCAGAAAAGGAAAGCAACGCTTTATTAGATCTTAAAGGAAATGAACAGAATAGTTTAATTGAGAGTTTGCGATCGCAACTAGAAGAACAAACATCTTTAGTAGCCGAAAAAGGTGCTTCTAGTACATATAAAACATGGACAATTATCCTTTTAGGAATTCTTTTAACTATTACCTCAATACTTTCAGCTAGGTCTTATTTATCTTTGTGA
- a CDS encoding DUF4346 domain-containing protein, with protein sequence MPITINQHNLKVIDDELSKRPIALDPGGYYVIYLDREAGLICAKHYTNSINEQGLAVDPQTGDVIACGGKKVVERPVEKLYTGRTAKELCVEVVEKPQPCPITMLDHAAYLGREFVRAEYALVNGTEYIQD encoded by the coding sequence ATGCCAATTACTATTAATCAACATAATTTAAAAGTCATAGACGACGAGCTTTCTAAACGTCCTATTGCTCTCGATCCTGGTGGTTATTACGTTATTTACTTAGATCGTGAGGCGGGGTTAATTTGCGCTAAACACTACACCAATTCAATCAACGAACAAGGTTTAGCGGTAGATCCTCAAACAGGAGATGTAATTGCTTGTGGAGGCAAAAAAGTCGTTGAGCGTCCCGTAGAAAAGCTGTACACAGGTAGAACCGCTAAAGAACTCTGTGTCGAAGTAGTTGAGAAGCCCCAACCTTGTCCGATTACCATGCTAGATCATGCTGCATACTTGGGTAGGGAATTTGTTAGGGCTGAATACGCTTTGGTTAATGGTACTGAGTATATTCAAGATTAG
- a CDS encoding CpeR family transcriptional regulator, whose protein sequence is MLPPVASKKMQAWIRSRHLICSGNFFIFETLEYSTVERFEKCVKGLGGTFISVEPVRKVWIGNHRQVILYQAKASLHTPHHELKQYWIKYGGFYTRFDERSC, encoded by the coding sequence ATGTTGCCACCAGTAGCTAGCAAAAAAATGCAAGCCTGGATCAGAAGCCGTCATCTGATTTGTTCAGGCAACTTTTTTATTTTTGAAACTCTGGAATATTCTACGGTTGAAAGATTTGAAAAATGCGTCAAAGGGTTAGGAGGAACATTTATCTCTGTCGAACCCGTACGTAAAGTTTGGATTGGAAATCATCGTCAGGTGATTTTGTACCAAGCTAAAGCTAGTTTACATACCCCCCACCATGAATTAAAACAATATTGGATTAAATATGGTGGTTTTTATACTAGGTTTGATGAGCGTTCTTGCTAA
- a CDS encoding DUF2656 family protein, translating to MSDKSTGRMLLSHNFNLRNSELPAFSLEEFAQLFIDGLKAKENITCSLIENPHWVVEILFPTGEFEPKEIGQMCGEILTSKRKSQTESKIAIDTLILGGKKTTPALGMSPTSLYPGEWGVDVVETIEAKIFLQEIFWEKMTADKPSDGIFKLEFLKD from the coding sequence GTGAGCGATAAATCAACTGGGAGAATGCTACTCTCACACAACTTCAATCTACGTAACAGTGAGCTTCCTGCTTTTAGCCTGGAAGAGTTTGCTCAACTATTTATCGATGGACTAAAAGCAAAAGAGAATATTACCTGTAGCCTAATTGAAAATCCTCACTGGGTTGTAGAAATTCTTTTCCCCACGGGAGAATTTGAACCTAAAGAGATTGGGCAAATGTGCGGTGAGATTTTGACTAGTAAAAGAAAAAGCCAAACAGAATCCAAAATTGCTATCGATACTTTAATTCTCGGTGGCAAAAAAACAACTCCTGCTTTAGGTATGTCACCAACTTCTCTATATCCTGGAGAATGGGGAGTTGATGTAGTAGAAACAATCGAAGCCAAAATATTTCTACAAGAAATTTTTTGGGAAAAAATGACTGCCGATAAACCTAGCGACGGTATTTTTAAACTTGAATTTCTCAAAGATTAG